In a single window of the Pedococcus dokdonensis genome:
- a CDS encoding N-acetylmuramoyl-L-alanine amidase — protein sequence MSDSKYGLLGLGSHGPEVADVRARLAALPPDQLPDRPDLLGGPAADDAAGAGPDPAVFDETLERAVRAFQQHKGLIVDGVVGVETFTAIDGARWALGDRILLHTPGHLQRGEDVVTLQERLNTLGFAAGRVDGRFGPLTEQAVRSFQRAYGLSGDGSVGPDTLRAFDDLRRSVSGGSANTLREREQVRRSGHSLSGRTVVLDPGHGGSNTGAVAHGLVESEVVMDIARRIEGRLTAIGVAVVYTRTEHTNPTEEERAALANDAGADLVLSLHCDSHGASEAGGVATFFFGRDRKTSWSAVGEHLADLVLREVVARTGLENCRSHGRSWALLQQTRMPAVRIEAGYLSHAGDAARLADPVFRDTLAEAVLVSLQRLYLGDDDTATTGVLRLGDLRAYLASHR from the coding sequence GTGTCCGACAGCAAGTACGGCCTGCTCGGCCTCGGCAGCCACGGGCCGGAGGTCGCGGACGTCCGCGCCCGGCTCGCCGCACTGCCCCCCGACCAGCTCCCCGACCGACCCGACCTGCTCGGTGGTCCCGCTGCCGACGACGCGGCCGGTGCAGGGCCCGACCCCGCGGTCTTCGACGAGACCCTGGAGCGGGCCGTCCGGGCCTTCCAGCAGCACAAGGGGCTGATCGTCGACGGTGTCGTCGGCGTGGAGACCTTCACCGCGATCGACGGAGCCCGCTGGGCCCTGGGCGATCGGATCCTGCTGCACACCCCGGGCCACCTGCAGCGTGGCGAGGACGTCGTGACGCTCCAGGAGCGGCTCAACACGCTGGGCTTTGCCGCCGGCCGTGTCGACGGCCGGTTCGGCCCGCTGACCGAGCAGGCCGTGCGCAGCTTCCAGCGCGCCTACGGGCTGTCCGGCGACGGCTCGGTGGGTCCAGACACCCTGCGCGCCTTCGACGACCTGCGCCGCTCGGTGTCCGGCGGCTCCGCCAACACACTGCGTGAGCGCGAGCAGGTGCGCCGCTCCGGTCACAGCCTGTCCGGCCGTACCGTCGTGCTCGACCCGGGCCACGGCGGCTCGAACACCGGCGCGGTCGCGCACGGGTTGGTCGAGTCCGAGGTCGTGATGGACATCGCGCGGCGGATCGAGGGCCGGCTCACCGCCATCGGCGTCGCGGTCGTCTACACCCGCACCGAGCACACCAACCCCACCGAGGAGGAGCGCGCCGCGCTGGCCAACGACGCCGGCGCCGACCTCGTGCTGTCGCTGCACTGCGACTCCCACGGGGCGTCCGAGGCCGGCGGGGTGGCCACCTTCTTCTTCGGGCGCGACCGCAAGACCTCTTGGTCTGCGGTCGGCGAGCACCTGGCCGACCTCGTGCTGCGCGAGGTGGTGGCCCGCACGGGCCTGGAGAACTGCCGCTCGCACGGCCGCTCCTGGGCTCTGCTCCAGCAGACCCGCATGCCGGCCGTCCGCATCGAGGCCGGCTACCTGTCCCACGCGGGGGACGCCGCCCGGCTCGCTGACCCGGTGTTCCGCGACACCCTGGCCGAGGCCGTCCTGGTCAGCCTGCAGCGGCTCTACCTGGGCGACGACGACACCGCCACCACCGGGGTGCTGCGGCTCGGCGACCTGCGCGCCTACCTCGCTTCCCACCGCTGA
- a CDS encoding ParB/RepB/Spo0J family partition protein, with amino-acid sequence MSEKRRALGRGLGALIPNAPTSPNGRPVDVFFPDSRTGVDTASGEPDSAGGAGADDATDRPAGGDQTRADGSSTAEAPAAQGPGLAPVPGASYGEIPVGQIRPNPRQPRAVFDEDDMAELVHSIREIGVLQPIVIRPIPAGQGPDDLANAPEGVRYELIMGERRWRASQEAGKATVPAIVKETDDDDLLRDALLENLHRSQLNALEEAAAYQQLLEDFGCTHDELAGRIGRSRPQISNTLRLLKLPPLVARRVAAGVLSAGHARALLGLPDGAAMERVAQRIVAEGLSVRNVEELVAVGGPDEVAKPRRPRAGSRHPQLDDLAARLSDRFDTRVNIALGQRKGKLTVEFASVEDLNRIVDLLGVDRSA; translated from the coding sequence ATGAGCGAGAAGCGACGCGCCCTCGGCCGGGGCCTGGGAGCCCTCATCCCCAACGCCCCGACGTCCCCGAACGGTCGTCCGGTGGACGTGTTCTTCCCCGACTCCCGCACCGGAGTCGACACTGCTTCGGGGGAGCCCGACTCGGCGGGCGGTGCTGGAGCGGATGACGCGACCGACCGTCCCGCGGGTGGCGACCAGACCCGTGCCGACGGCAGCAGCACTGCCGAGGCGCCGGCCGCGCAGGGTCCCGGGCTGGCCCCGGTGCCCGGGGCGTCCTACGGCGAGATCCCGGTCGGGCAGATCCGCCCCAACCCGCGTCAGCCACGGGCGGTCTTCGACGAGGACGACATGGCCGAGCTGGTGCACTCGATCCGCGAGATCGGGGTGCTGCAGCCCATCGTCATCCGCCCCATTCCTGCAGGTCAGGGGCCTGACGACCTGGCCAACGCACCCGAGGGAGTGCGGTACGAGCTGATCATGGGTGAGCGCCGGTGGCGGGCCTCCCAGGAGGCCGGCAAGGCCACCGTGCCGGCCATCGTCAAGGAGACCGACGACGACGACCTGCTGCGCGACGCCCTCCTGGAGAACCTGCACCGCAGCCAGCTGAACGCGCTGGAGGAGGCTGCGGCCTACCAGCAGCTGCTCGAGGACTTCGGCTGCACGCACGACGAGCTGGCTGGGCGGATCGGCCGGTCGCGGCCGCAGATCTCCAACACGCTGCGTCTGCTCAAGCTGCCCCCGCTGGTCGCCCGACGGGTCGCCGCCGGGGTGCTCTCCGCCGGCCACGCTCGTGCGCTGCTGGGACTGCCCGACGGCGCGGCGATGGAGCGGGTCGCCCAGCGGATCGTCGCCGAGGGGCTCAGCGTGCGCAACGTCGAGGAGCTCGTCGCGGTCGGCGGGCCGGACGAGGTGGCCAAGCCGCGTCGTCCGCGCGCCGGGTCACGGCACCCCCAGCTCGACGACCTGGCTGCTCGGCTGTCCGACCGGTTCGACACCCGGGTCAACATCGCGCTGGGTCAGCGCAAGGGCAAGCTCACCGTCGAGTTCGCCTCCGTGGAGGACCTCAACCGGATCGTCGACCTGCTCGGCGTCGACCGCAGCGCCTGA
- a CDS encoding ParA family protein: MSQAPSDEGTTNSSDQGKQDPFDEGTTDPSDQVANGLPDALHRGDAVAAAEALEAVATAVSRETDDRAEVAAVLPRGDHDTPLARAVAEDARKRIALTGRVFPKPAATRVLTVANQKGGVGKTTTTVNVAAGLAQAGLTVLVIDIDPQGNASTALGIDHHAEVPSIYDVLVEGTPLADVVQECPDIAGLWCAPATIDLAGAEIELVSLVARETRLQKAIAAYLEKAGADGRPAPDYVLIDCPPSLGLLTVNAFVAAQEVFIPIQCEYYALEGLSQLLKNIELIRNHLNPTLHVSTILLTMYDGRTRLSAQVAEEVRTHFPEQVLQNTVPRSVRISEAPSHGQTVMTYDPNSSGALSYLGAAAELADRGAASTTPRPASTQPSSAQQ; encoded by the coding sequence ATGAGTCAGGCACCCTCCGACGAGGGCACGACCAACTCGTCCGACCAGGGCAAGCAGGACCCGTTTGACGAGGGCACGACCGACCCATCCGACCAGGTCGCGAATGGCCTTCCGGACGCTCTTCACCGGGGCGATGCGGTAGCAGCTGCCGAGGCCCTGGAGGCGGTGGCGACGGCCGTTTCACGTGAAACTGACGACCGGGCCGAGGTCGCCGCAGTCCTTCCACGCGGAGACCACGACACCCCGCTGGCCCGCGCCGTGGCCGAAGACGCCCGCAAGCGGATCGCGCTGACCGGCCGGGTCTTCCCCAAGCCCGCGGCGACCCGGGTCCTCACCGTGGCGAACCAGAAGGGCGGCGTCGGCAAGACCACCACCACGGTCAACGTGGCCGCCGGTCTGGCCCAGGCGGGGCTCACCGTCCTGGTCATCGACATCGATCCGCAGGGCAACGCCAGCACTGCCCTGGGGATCGACCATCACGCCGAGGTGCCCAGCATCTACGACGTGCTCGTCGAGGGCACCCCGCTGGCCGACGTGGTGCAGGAGTGCCCCGACATCGCCGGGCTGTGGTGTGCGCCGGCCACCATCGACCTCGCCGGTGCGGAGATCGAGCTGGTCTCCCTGGTGGCTCGTGAGACCCGTCTCCAGAAGGCGATCGCCGCTTACCTCGAGAAGGCGGGCGCGGATGGTCGCCCCGCTCCTGACTACGTGCTGATCGACTGCCCGCCCAGCCTGGGGCTGCTCACCGTCAACGCGTTCGTGGCAGCCCAGGAGGTCTTCATCCCGATCCAGTGCGAGTACTACGCGCTGGAAGGCCTCTCGCAGCTGCTCAAGAACATCGAGCTGATCCGCAACCATCTGAACCCGACCCTGCACGTGTCGACCATCCTCCTGACGATGTATGACGGCCGGACCCGGCTGTCGGCCCAGGTCGCCGAGGAGGTGCGCACCCACTTCCCCGAGCAGGTGCTCCAGAACACGGTGCCGCGCTCGGTGCGGATCTCCGAGGCGCCCAGCCACGGCCAGACTGTGATGACCTACGACCCGAACTCCAGCGGGGCCCTGTCCTACCTCGGCGCCGCCGCCGAGCTCGCCGACCGCGGCGCCGCCAGCACGACACCCAGGCCCGCCTCCACGCAGCCATCATCCGCCCAGCAGTGA
- the rsmG gene encoding 16S rRNA (guanine(527)-N(7))-methyltransferase RsmG, with protein MAEHFARILADTGVSHGLIGPREVPILWERHLLNCAVVQPAFPSGAAVVDVGSGAGLPGLALAIARPDLHLHLVEPMLRRTNWLSATIEELELGNCTVHRGRAEEFHGSLSAPFATARAVARIDKLARWTFPLLRDGGTLVALKGDSAAAELEAEEKALRKLGMTAARIEVYGADVLPVPTTTLQLTIGTRPAPRAAAKRRTERRSERRPDRGSATDPQRGGKHHPR; from the coding sequence GTGGCCGAACACTTCGCCCGGATCCTGGCCGACACCGGCGTCTCGCACGGGTTGATCGGACCCCGCGAGGTGCCGATCCTCTGGGAGCGACACCTGCTGAACTGCGCGGTCGTGCAGCCGGCCTTCCCCTCCGGCGCCGCCGTCGTCGACGTCGGTTCGGGCGCTGGCCTGCCCGGTCTGGCCCTCGCGATCGCGCGCCCCGACCTGCACCTGCACCTGGTCGAGCCGATGCTGCGCCGCACCAACTGGCTGTCGGCCACGATCGAGGAGCTGGAGCTCGGCAACTGCACGGTGCACCGCGGTCGGGCCGAGGAGTTCCACGGCTCGTTGTCGGCCCCCTTCGCCACGGCCAGGGCGGTCGCGCGGATCGACAAGCTGGCCCGCTGGACCTTCCCCCTCCTCCGGGACGGCGGGACGCTCGTCGCCCTGAAGGGCGACTCCGCCGCGGCTGAGCTCGAGGCCGAGGAGAAGGCGTTGCGCAAGCTCGGCATGACCGCCGCACGGATCGAGGTCTATGGCGCGGACGTGCTGCCCGTGCCGACGACCACCCTGCAGCTCACGATCGGCACCCGCCCGGCCCCGCGTGCTGCGGCCAAGCGGCGAACGGAACGACGTTCGGAGCGGCGCCCGGACCGGGGCTCGGCCACAGACCCCCAGCGTGGCGGGAAGCACCACCCCCGCTGA
- a CDS encoding Jag family protein has product MTEHNDTVVADTETAAVEETTEAAGGQAAAAPADVATEPTTTEPAGAKSPVGADEGDADQGDADDQPGAPGGDGESGESGETGAAPGRRRPAKVADLEREGEVAADFLETLLDIADLDGDIDVDVDGDRAAVSIVDSDEGRVPRRLVGQDGKVLEALQELTRLAVQSATGERSRLMLDVAGHRAERRSSLVELAHTAIEQVKASGEKAALDPMTAFERKVVHDEVLAAGLSSESDGVEPKRYVVILPA; this is encoded by the coding sequence ATGACCGAGCACAACGACACCGTCGTGGCCGACACCGAGACCGCTGCCGTGGAGGAGACCACCGAGGCCGCCGGCGGGCAGGCGGCTGCGGCTCCTGCTGACGTCGCCACCGAGCCCACCACCACCGAGCCCGCAGGCGCCAAGTCCCCCGTCGGTGCGGACGAAGGCGACGCGGACCAAGGCGACGCGGACGACCAGCCGGGTGCGCCCGGTGGGGACGGCGAGAGCGGCGAGAGCGGCGAGACCGGCGCGGCGCCGGGGCGCCGCCGTCCGGCCAAGGTGGCCGACCTCGAGCGCGAGGGTGAGGTGGCGGCCGACTTCCTCGAGACCCTGCTCGACATCGCCGACCTCGATGGAGACATCGACGTCGACGTCGACGGTGACCGGGCGGCGGTCTCGATCGTCGACTCCGACGAGGGCCGGGTCCCGCGTCGGCTGGTCGGCCAGGACGGCAAGGTGCTCGAGGCGCTGCAGGAACTGACGCGACTCGCCGTGCAGTCAGCGACCGGTGAGCGCAGTCGGCTGATGCTCGACGTGGCCGGCCACCGCGCCGAGCGCCGGTCGAGCCTGGTCGAGCTCGCGCACACCGCGATCGAGCAGGTCAAGGCGTCCGGCGAGAAGGCCGCGCTCGACCCGATGACCGCCTTCGAGCGCAAGGTCGTGCACGACGAGGTCCTCGCAGCCGGCCTGTCCTCCGAGTCCGACGGCGTCGAGCCCAAGCGCTACGTCGTCATCCTGCCGGCCTGA
- the yidC gene encoding membrane protein insertase YidC, whose amino-acid sequence MSFSDLIYPFEWIVAWILYGWHYLFTALGIPSASGVAWTLSIVGLVVVMRAAMIPLFVRQIHASRRMQLIQPEMQKIQAKYKDKKDPDSRQAMTQETMDLYKRTGTNPFSSCLPILLQSPFFFGLFRVLNGLKKISEGTTDPIGPISRKLAGEAEASTFFGAQLSDRFIGANSVTVQIVTVVLIVLMSASTFTTQRQLMMKNMPASALDNPFAKQQKMLLYLMPIFFAISGVNFPIGVLLYWLTTNVWSMCQQFYVIRNMPAPGSAAEKAMQERRRKKGKPVEEFTVKGLDKPESVEESKPSGQRVQPTRNKKKKGGPAKPAKPAGAAKPANQAKPANPSKSANQTKPAKPKQASGSAEPKPQTEN is encoded by the coding sequence ATGAGCTTCAGTGACCTGATCTACCCGTTCGAGTGGATCGTGGCGTGGATCCTCTACGGCTGGCACTACCTCTTCACGGCCCTCGGCATCCCGTCGGCGTCCGGGGTCGCCTGGACCCTGTCGATCGTGGGGCTCGTGGTGGTGATGCGGGCGGCGATGATCCCGCTGTTCGTGCGGCAGATCCACGCGTCGCGCCGGATGCAGCTGATCCAGCCCGAGATGCAGAAGATCCAGGCCAAGTACAAGGACAAGAAGGACCCCGACTCCCGTCAGGCCATGACGCAGGAGACGATGGACCTCTACAAGCGCACCGGGACCAACCCGTTCAGCTCGTGCCTGCCGATCCTGCTCCAGTCACCGTTCTTCTTCGGTCTCTTCCGGGTGCTCAACGGCCTCAAGAAGATCTCCGAGGGCACCACCGACCCGATCGGGCCGATCTCGCGCAAGCTGGCCGGTGAGGCGGAGGCGTCGACCTTCTTCGGCGCGCAGCTGTCCGACCGGTTCATCGGCGCCAACAGCGTGACCGTGCAGATCGTCACCGTCGTCCTGATCGTGCTGATGTCGGCCAGCACCTTCACCACCCAGCGTCAGCTGATGATGAAGAACATGCCGGCCTCGGCGCTGGACAACCCGTTCGCCAAGCAGCAGAAGATGCTGCTCTACCTGATGCCGATCTTCTTCGCCATCTCCGGCGTCAACTTCCCCATCGGTGTCCTGCTCTACTGGCTCACCACCAACGTCTGGTCGATGTGCCAGCAGTTCTACGTGATCCGCAACATGCCCGCGCCCGGGTCGGCCGCCGAGAAGGCGATGCAGGAACGGCGGCGCAAGAAGGGCAAGCCGGTCGAGGAGTTCACCGTCAAGGGCCTCGACAAGCCCGAGAGCGTCGAGGAGTCGAAGCCCAGCGGACAGCGGGTCCAGCCCACCCGCAACAAGAAGAAGAAGGGCGGCCCGGCCAAGCCGGCCAAGCCGGCCGGCGCGGCCAAGCCCGCCAACCAGGCCAAGCCCGCCAACCCGAGCAAGTCGGCGAACCAGACCAAGCCCGCCAAGCCCAAGCAGGCCTCCGGCAGCGCCGAGCCCAAGCCCCAGACCGAGAACTGA
- the yidD gene encoding membrane protein insertion efficiency factor YidD: MSAVGRVVGKAVAAPLVGLLLFYQRFISPMTPPTCRYYPSCSTYALTALRRFGPVKGTWLALRRLGRCHPWAAGGVDHVPARHPHTPAHAA; this comes from the coding sequence ATGAGCGCCGTGGGGCGGGTCGTCGGCAAGGCCGTGGCGGCCCCGCTGGTCGGGTTGCTGCTGTTCTACCAGCGCTTCATCTCCCCGATGACGCCCCCGACCTGCCGCTACTACCCCTCCTGCTCCACCTACGCCCTGACCGCCCTGCGCCGGTTCGGCCCCGTGAAGGGAACCTGGCTCGCGCTGCGGCGGTTGGGTAGGTGCCACCCGTGGGCCGCCGGAGGGGTCGACCACGTTCCAGCCCGGCACCCGCACACCCCCGCCCACGCCGCCTAG
- the rnpA gene encoding ribonuclease P protein component, whose protein sequence is MLPAGHRLRASSDFVATFRGPRGARAGSTLIVVHANQADARAGQPPRVGFVVSKAVGGAVVRNRTKRRLRALVAARLDTIPRGTDLVIRANPVAAQANSTSLGAELDALLAKVATRLGRARA, encoded by the coding sequence GTGCTGCCCGCGGGGCACCGGCTCCGTGCGAGCTCGGACTTCGTGGCGACGTTCCGGGGGCCCAGGGGAGCCCGAGCTGGCTCCACGCTGATCGTGGTCCACGCCAACCAGGCCGACGCGCGTGCGGGACAACCGCCGCGGGTCGGTTTTGTTGTCTCCAAGGCCGTCGGCGGAGCCGTCGTCCGCAACCGCACCAAGCGCCGGCTGCGCGCGCTGGTGGCTGCCCGACTCGATACCATCCCCCGCGGCACAGACCTCGTGATCCGCGCGAATCCCGTTGCGGCACAAGCGAATTCGACTTCCTTGGGCGCCGAGCTCGACGCGCTGCTCGCGAAGGTGGCCACTCGCCTGGGCCGGGCCCGGGCATGA
- the rpmH gene encoding 50S ribosomal protein L34: MSKRTFQPNNRRRAKTHGFRLRMRTRAGRAILSARRAKGRSELSA, from the coding sequence GTGAGCAAGCGTACTTTCCAGCCGAACAACCGTCGTCGGGCCAAGACCCACGGCTTCCGCCTGCGCATGCGCACCCGCGCCGGCCGCGCCATCCTGTCGGCCCGTCGCGCCAAGGGCCGCTCCGAGCTCTCCGCCTGA
- the dnaA gene encoding chromosomal replication initiator protein DnaA, with translation MSDTDLDFTQIWQNTIATLDADGLPARERAFLTLARLAGLLDGTALVKVPNDYTKDVVEQRVRDAVTRALSSQLGEQVHLAVTVDTSLEQAQHTEDTTGFVEGAGFGDGAQLGEPGQPVTLHAGSTLGTPVPVSTTGQADNVFPLTPVAEPQRRPRDEVLSVTDESATRLNPKYTFDTFVIGASNRFAHAAAVAVAEAPAKAYNPLFVYGESGLGKTHLLHAIGHYARNLYPHVKVRYVNSEEFTNDFINSIRDDKASNFQRRYRDVDVLLIDDIQFLQGKVQTQEEFFHTFNTLHNANKQVVITSDLPPKLLSGFEERMRSRFEWGLLTDVQPPDLETRIAILRKKAIQERMSAPDDVLEFIASRISTNIRELEGALIRVTAFASLNRQSVDMGLAEIVLKDLIPNEQGSQITSATIMAQTAAYFGLTIEDLCGTSRSRVLVTARQIAMYLCRELTDLSLPKIGQQFGGRDHTTVMHADKKIRQLMAERRAIYNQVTELTNRIKQQSR, from the coding sequence GTGAGTGACACGGATCTGGACTTCACTCAGATCTGGCAGAACACCATCGCCACCCTCGACGCCGACGGGCTCCCGGCCCGCGAGCGCGCCTTCCTCACCCTGGCCCGCCTCGCCGGCCTGCTCGACGGGACCGCGCTGGTCAAGGTGCCGAACGACTACACCAAGGACGTCGTCGAGCAGCGGGTCCGCGATGCCGTGACCCGCGCCCTGTCGTCCCAGCTCGGCGAGCAGGTGCACCTCGCGGTCACCGTCGACACCTCGCTCGAGCAGGCCCAGCACACCGAGGACACCACGGGGTTCGTCGAGGGAGCCGGGTTCGGCGACGGGGCGCAGCTCGGCGAGCCCGGCCAGCCGGTCACCCTCCATGCGGGGAGCACGCTCGGCACGCCGGTCCCGGTGAGCACCACGGGCCAGGCCGACAACGTCTTCCCCCTCACCCCGGTGGCCGAGCCGCAGCGCCGGCCGCGCGACGAGGTGCTCAGCGTCACCGACGAGTCGGCGACCCGGCTCAACCCGAAGTACACCTTCGACACCTTCGTCATCGGCGCCAGCAACCGGTTCGCCCACGCGGCGGCGGTCGCGGTGGCCGAGGCGCCGGCCAAGGCGTACAACCCGCTGTTCGTCTACGGCGAGTCCGGGCTGGGCAAGACCCACCTGCTGCACGCCATCGGGCACTACGCCCGCAACCTCTACCCCCACGTCAAGGTGCGCTACGTGAACTCGGAGGAGTTCACCAACGACTTCATCAACAGCATCCGCGACGACAAGGCGAGCAACTTCCAGCGCCGCTACCGCGACGTCGACGTGCTCCTCATCGACGACATCCAGTTCCTCCAGGGCAAGGTGCAGACGCAGGAGGAGTTCTTCCACACCTTCAACACGCTGCACAACGCGAACAAGCAGGTCGTCATCACCAGTGACCTGCCGCCCAAGCTGCTCAGCGGCTTCGAGGAGCGGATGCGCAGCCGGTTCGAGTGGGGCCTGCTCACCGACGTCCAGCCGCCCGACCTCGAGACCCGCATCGCGATCCTGCGCAAGAAGGCCATCCAGGAGCGGATGAGCGCGCCCGACGACGTGCTGGAGTTCATCGCCAGCCGGATCTCGACCAACATCCGCGAGCTCGAGGGCGCCCTGATCCGCGTGACGGCGTTCGCCAGCCTCAACCGGCAGAGCGTCGACATGGGCCTGGCCGAGATCGTGCTCAAGGACCTGATCCCCAACGAGCAGGGCTCGCAGATCACCAGCGCGACGATCATGGCCCAGACCGCGGCCTACTTCGGCCTCACCATCGAGGACCTCTGTGGCACCTCGCGCTCCCGGGTGCTCGTCACGGCCCGCCAGATCGCGATGTACCTGTGCCGCGAGCTCACCGACCTGTCGCTGCCCAAGATCGGGCAGCAGTTCGGTGGCCGCGACCACACCACCGTCATGCACGCCGACAAGAAGATCCGCCAGCTGATGGCCGAGCGGCGGGCGATCTACAACCAGGTCACCGAGCTGACCAACCGGATCAAGCAGCAGTCCCGCTGA
- the dnaN gene encoding DNA polymerase III subunit beta, with protein sequence MKFRVEREVLADAVTWVARGLPARPPVPVLAGVLLEADEAGTLTLSAFDYEVSAKITVAAEVAEGGTVLVLGRLLADISRNLPAKPVDLATEGNKVSVTCGSSRFSLMQMPADDYPTLPTSPTASGTIAGDVFTQAVAQVSIAADRGDTLPILTGVRVEIDGDKMTLLATDRYRLAMRELTWNPEATDASHLALVPARTLSETAKALGASGSIELALGSNAGGDGLVGFEAGQRRTTTRLLDGEYPKVTSIFPTSVDTEAVIKTSELIEAVKRVALVAERNTPVRLRFTDGQVAIEAGTGDDAQASEAVESTLTGPELEIAFNPQFLLDGLGAVGTDYSRFSFTQPSRPAVLSGQDDIEGEADTSYRYVLMPVRFAS encoded by the coding sequence GTGAAGTTCCGGGTCGAACGTGAGGTCCTCGCCGATGCCGTGACCTGGGTGGCCCGAGGGCTGCCGGCGAGGCCGCCGGTGCCGGTGCTGGCCGGCGTGCTGCTCGAGGCCGACGAGGCCGGCACGCTCACTCTCTCGGCGTTCGACTACGAGGTCTCGGCCAAGATCACCGTCGCGGCCGAGGTCGCCGAGGGCGGCACGGTCCTGGTGCTGGGCCGGCTGCTGGCCGACATCTCGCGCAACCTGCCGGCCAAGCCGGTCGACCTGGCCACCGAGGGCAACAAGGTCTCGGTCACCTGTGGTTCGTCGCGGTTCAGCCTGATGCAGATGCCGGCCGACGACTACCCGACGCTGCCGACCTCCCCCACTGCCAGCGGCACCATCGCCGGCGACGTCTTCACCCAGGCGGTCGCGCAGGTGTCCATCGCCGCCGACCGCGGTGACACCCTGCCGATCCTCACCGGGGTCCGGGTCGAGATCGACGGCGACAAGATGACGCTGCTCGCGACCGACCGCTACCGGCTGGCGATGCGCGAGCTCACCTGGAACCCCGAGGCCACCGACGCCAGCCACCTCGCGCTGGTCCCGGCCCGCACCCTCTCCGAGACCGCGAAGGCGCTCGGCGCCTCCGGCTCGATCGAGCTCGCCCTCGGCTCCAACGCCGGTGGCGACGGCCTGGTCGGCTTCGAGGCCGGTCAGCGCCGCACCACCACCCGGCTGCTCGACGGCGAGTACCCGAAGGTCACCTCGATCTTCCCGACCAGCGTCGACACCGAGGCCGTCATCAAGACCTCCGAGCTGATCGAGGCGGTCAAGCGCGTCGCGCTCGTCGCCGAGCGCAACACACCGGTGCGGCTGCGCTTCACCGACGGCCAGGTCGCCATCGAGGCCGGCACCGGTGACGACGCCCAAGCGTCCGAGGCGGTCGAGTCGACCCTCACCGGACCCGAGCTCGAGATCGCCTTCAACCCGCAGTTCCTGCTCGACGGACTCGGGGCCGTGGGCACCGACTACTCGCGGTTCTCCTTCACCCAGCCGTCCCGTCCCGCCGTGCTCTCCGGCCAGGACGACATCGAGGGCGAGGCCGACACCTCCTACCGCTACGTCCTCATGCCGGTTCGCTTCGCGAGCTGA